The following are encoded in a window of Halosolutus halophilus genomic DNA:
- a CDS encoding PrkA family serine protein kinase: MTGDIETLEKLSTDYKESMPADLRETKSFDWYLEAVYEDPKIARNAHQRVADMFDYYGTTYDETEGMVEYQLASEDPLNDGENTFYGKVIHQSIHEFVNKVKSGARRLGPERRIKLLLGPVGSGKSHFDKQVRRYFEDYTLRDEGRMYTFKWTNLCDVIKDQDPADDTVRSPMNQDPLVLLPLEQRQQVIDDLNENLDAPYTIQNEQALDPESEFYMDRLLAHYDDDLQQVLENHVEIIRFVADENKRQGLETFEPKDKKNQDETELTGDVNYSKIAIYGESDPRAFDYSGAFCNANRGIFSGEELLKLQREFLYDFLHATQEQTIKPKNNPRIDIDQVIVGRTNMPEYKDKKGDEKMEAFNDRTKRIDFPYVLSYEDEANIYQKMLNNADVPDINVEPHTLEMAGLFGVLTRIEEPDTETVDLLSKAKAYNGEIDEGDDIDPKKLRDEAAAKAEIGEGMVGISPRFIGDEIAEAIMDSKHRQRGFLSPLTVFNFFEENLEHHGSIPEDNFETYYRYLETVREEYRERAIEDVRHALAYDIDEIQRQGEKYMDHVMAYIDDDTIEDELTGREQEPDETFLRSVEEKLDIPEDRKESFRQEVSNWVSRRAREGEAFNPQDNERLRRALERKLWEDKKHNINFSALVSANEFDDDERSSWIDALMEQGYSEAGAKEVLEFAGAEVAKAEMED, encoded by the coding sequence ATGACCGGTGACATCGAGACGCTCGAGAAGCTTAGTACGGATTACAAGGAATCGATGCCCGCGGACCTGCGGGAGACCAAGTCGTTCGACTGGTACCTCGAAGCGGTGTACGAGGACCCGAAGATCGCCCGCAACGCCCACCAGCGCGTCGCGGACATGTTCGACTACTACGGGACGACCTACGACGAGACGGAAGGAATGGTCGAGTACCAACTCGCCAGCGAGGATCCGCTGAACGACGGTGAGAACACCTTCTACGGGAAGGTGATCCACCAGTCGATCCACGAGTTCGTCAACAAGGTCAAGTCGGGTGCCCGCAGGCTCGGTCCCGAACGGCGGATCAAACTCCTGCTCGGCCCGGTCGGATCGGGGAAGTCCCACTTCGACAAACAGGTGCGGCGCTACTTCGAGGACTACACGCTCCGCGACGAGGGGCGGATGTACACGTTCAAGTGGACCAACCTCTGTGACGTCATCAAGGACCAGGATCCGGCCGACGACACCGTCCGATCGCCGATGAACCAGGATCCGCTCGTCCTGCTTCCGCTGGAACAGCGCCAGCAGGTCATCGACGACCTAAACGAGAACCTCGACGCACCGTACACGATTCAGAACGAGCAGGCGCTCGATCCCGAAAGCGAGTTCTACATGGACAGGCTGCTGGCCCACTACGACGACGACCTCCAGCAGGTCCTCGAGAACCACGTCGAGATCATTCGATTCGTCGCCGACGAGAACAAGCGCCAGGGCCTGGAGACCTTCGAACCCAAGGACAAGAAGAACCAGGACGAGACCGAACTCACCGGCGACGTCAACTACTCGAAGATCGCCATCTACGGGGAGTCCGACCCGCGCGCGTTCGACTACTCGGGTGCCTTCTGTAACGCCAACCGCGGGATCTTCTCGGGCGAGGAGCTACTCAAACTCCAGCGGGAGTTCCTCTACGACTTCCTGCACGCGACCCAGGAGCAGACGATCAAGCCGAAGAACAACCCTCGCATCGACATCGACCAGGTGATCGTCGGCCGGACCAACATGCCCGAGTACAAGGACAAGAAGGGCGACGAGAAGATGGAGGCCTTCAACGACCGCACCAAGCGGATCGACTTCCCCTACGTCTTGAGCTACGAGGACGAGGCCAACATCTACCAGAAGATGCTCAACAACGCCGACGTCCCCGACATCAACGTCGAGCCCCACACGCTCGAGATGGCGGGCCTGTTCGGCGTGCTCACGCGGATCGAGGAACCCGACACCGAAACCGTGGACCTGCTCTCGAAGGCCAAGGCCTACAACGGCGAGATCGACGAGGGCGACGACATCGACCCCAAGAAGCTTCGCGACGAGGCCGCCGCGAAGGCCGAGATCGGGGAAGGGATGGTCGGCATCTCGCCCCGCTTCATCGGCGACGAGATCGCCGAGGCGATCATGGATTCGAAACACCGCCAGCGCGGGTTCCTCTCGCCGCTGACGGTGTTCAACTTCTTCGAGGAGAACCTCGAACACCACGGCTCCATCCCCGAAGACAACTTCGAGACCTACTACCGTTACCTCGAGACGGTCCGGGAGGAGTACAGGGAACGCGCCATCGAGGACGTCCGCCACGCGCTGGCCTACGACATCGACGAGATCCAGCGCCAGGGCGAGAAGTACATGGACCACGTCATGGCCTACATCGACGACGACACGATCGAGGACGAACTCACGGGTCGCGAGCAGGAACCCGACGAGACGTTCCTGCGGAGCGTCGAGGAGAAACTCGACATCCCCGAGGATCGCAAGGAATCGTTCCGCCAGGAGGTCTCGAACTGGGTCTCGCGGCGCGCACGCGAGGGCGAGGCGTTCAACCCCCAGGACAACGAGCGCCTGCGCCGCGCCCTGGAGCGCAAACTCTGGGAGGACAAGAAGCACAACATCAACTTCTCGGCGCTGGTCTCGGCCAACGAGTTCGACGACGACGAACGCTCCTCGTGGATCGACGCCCTGATGGAACAGGGCTACTCCGAGGCGGGCGCGAAAGAGGTCCTCGAGTTCGCGGGTGCCGAGGTCGCCAAGGCCGAGATGGAAGACTAA
- a CDS encoding DUF5820 family protein, translating into MTAFDALPDSWTIWSEEDDGRAVLAYRPDVFDAEEFPPACLPTLYVTHGKRTRRPGTNPTSRTTANDWFVTLYLEPDVSLPDQHRFDDRSDAVACAIDLARQFDAGEIDYRDLYQVPRERYFDRLDELTGGPDDPDS; encoded by the coding sequence ATGACGGCGTTCGACGCGCTTCCCGATAGCTGGACCATCTGGAGCGAGGAAGACGACGGTCGGGCGGTCCTCGCCTACCGGCCGGACGTCTTCGACGCCGAGGAGTTTCCCCCGGCCTGCCTGCCGACGCTGTACGTCACCCACGGTAAGCGAACCCGGAGACCCGGAACCAACCCCACCAGTCGGACGACGGCGAACGACTGGTTCGTCACCCTCTACCTGGAACCCGACGTTTCCCTCCCCGACCAGCACCGGTTCGACGACCGATCCGACGCCGTCGCCTGTGCGATCGACCTCGCACGGCAGTTCGACGCCGGCGAGATCGACTACCGCGACCTGTACCAGGTCCCGCGGGAACGGTACTTCGATCGGCTCGACGAGTTGACCGGGGGACCCGACGATCCCGATTCGTAG
- a CDS encoding UPF0179 family protein: MSTVTLIGSRLADPGTEFVYHGEADACAGCPYRSQCLNLDTGTKYRVTAVRENAQTLECAMHDGGVRAVEVEPVSVKANIASKGAFAGSKTSLPGPCPYVECPSHEYCEPDGLAFDEEYRIRKNLGEPPHDVCHLDRSLELVELETED, translated from the coding sequence ATGTCGACCGTTACGCTCATCGGCTCCCGGCTGGCCGACCCGGGAACCGAGTTCGTCTATCACGGCGAGGCGGACGCCTGTGCCGGCTGTCCGTACCGGAGCCAGTGTCTCAATCTGGATACCGGCACCAAGTACCGCGTCACCGCCGTCCGCGAGAACGCCCAGACCCTCGAGTGTGCCATGCACGACGGGGGCGTCCGGGCGGTCGAGGTCGAACCGGTCTCCGTGAAAGCGAACATCGCCTCGAAGGGGGCTTTCGCCGGCAGCAAGACGAGTCTCCCCGGCCCGTGTCCGTACGTCGAGTGTCCCAGCCACGAGTACTGCGAACCCGACGGCCTCGCGTTCGACGAGGAGTACCGAATCCGGAAGAACCTCGGCGAACCCCCACACGACGTCTGCCACCTCGATCGCTCGCTCGAACTCGTCGAACTCGAGACCGAGGACTGA
- a CDS encoding MFS transporter, with protein MPDDDAWEPSPRRPDRADGADGSTGRVYRGWYVVAGSFVGAFVVFGLSYAFGVFLGPMQRELGLSRSSVSFVFSLQTVVIYVAAAALGVLADRFGVRRFLLVGAVALAIGGAWTSRAAGYAELLVAYGIVTAIGLGSIYVVSYATVPRWFERRRGLATGLATAGLGIGMVATAPTASTLVGAVGWRTAILVLVGGAALLVALVTPLFADDPASTGVDPGSEFYGNVPDPDPPDWATYRRDVTAVATSRTFLLVFAGWVFVFGTLYVVLVHVVPHADDVGLGERTGALALAIVGVATATARIGVGGLAGRVGRIRTFVGCSLGMGATTMVLPLVDSAAGLYAFAIVFGVAYGGNGALLSPLTADLFGTANANAIFGLVSLSFAVSGLIAPWAAGLTYDLAGTYTPAFVGAGVAGVVGAGLIAIAGQDA; from the coding sequence ATGCCCGACGACGACGCGTGGGAGCCGTCCCCACGCCGGCCCGATCGGGCCGACGGAGCGGACGGATCGACCGGCCGCGTCTATCGCGGCTGGTACGTCGTCGCGGGGAGCTTCGTCGGTGCGTTCGTCGTCTTCGGGCTCTCCTACGCCTTCGGCGTCTTCCTGGGTCCGATGCAGCGGGAACTCGGGTTGTCCCGATCGAGCGTGTCGTTCGTCTTCTCACTCCAGACGGTCGTGATCTACGTCGCCGCGGCCGCGCTGGGCGTACTCGCGGACCGGTTCGGCGTACGGCGGTTCCTGCTCGTCGGCGCGGTCGCGCTCGCGATCGGCGGCGCGTGGACCAGCCGGGCGGCCGGCTACGCCGAACTGCTGGTCGCCTACGGGATCGTCACGGCGATCGGTCTCGGCTCGATTTACGTCGTCTCCTACGCGACGGTACCCCGGTGGTTCGAGCGGCGCCGTGGCCTCGCGACCGGCCTCGCCACGGCCGGCCTCGGGATCGGAATGGTCGCCACGGCACCCACCGCCAGCACCCTCGTCGGGGCCGTCGGCTGGCGCACGGCCATCCTGGTCCTCGTCGGTGGAGCCGCACTCCTCGTCGCCCTCGTCACGCCCCTGTTCGCCGACGATCCGGCCTCGACGGGCGTCGATCCCGGGTCCGAGTTCTACGGCAACGTCCCGGATCCCGACCCGCCGGACTGGGCGACCTACCGTCGGGACGTGACCGCCGTCGCGACGTCCCGGACCTTCCTGCTCGTGTTCGCGGGCTGGGTGTTCGTCTTCGGGACGCTCTACGTCGTGCTCGTCCACGTCGTCCCCCACGCCGACGACGTCGGCCTCGGCGAACGGACGGGCGCGCTCGCGCTCGCCATCGTCGGCGTCGCGACCGCCACCGCCCGGATCGGTGTCGGCGGCCTCGCCGGCCGGGTCGGCCGAATACGCACGTTCGTCGGCTGTTCGCTCGGGATGGGTGCGACGACGATGGTCCTCCCGCTCGTCGATTCGGCGGCGGGCCTGTACGCCTTCGCGATCGTCTTCGGAGTCGCCTACGGGGGCAACGGCGCGCTGTTGTCGCCGCTGACGGCCGACCTGTTCGGCACGGCGAACGCGAACGCGATCTTCGGCCTGGTCTCGCTGTCGTTCGCCGTCTCGGGACTGATCGCGCCCTGGGCTGCCGGACTCACGTACGACCTCGCGGGGACGTACACGCCCGCGTTCGTGGGCGCCGGGGTCGCCGGCGTCGTCGGTGCCGGACTGATCGCGATCGCGGGACAGGACGCCTGA
- a CDS encoding short-chain fatty acid transporter codes for MSSTEPAAAGGNVIERAGERIADVVERWMPSPFLFAIILTYAVFAVGMIVEGQGPSDMVLHWYDGFWAFLTFAMQMVLIIMTGFVIAYHPRVNDALQRLAAIPSSRHQAVVLVGVVSMVLAWVHWGLSLVVGAIFAREMGKAAFRKGVDVHYPLLCVAGYMGLGLTWHWGLSGSAPLLLATPENEFVELGIVDGPVGTSATIFSTYALTLTALSIAFAAIVLYLLTPSPERSAEITEYVAEEELFEATPDGGTDEGASDEEVIDEPTPEPEADRDEGPAPADMIDDSRVLGGIIALTGVAVVGWQFWSQGLDALNLNVLNFAFLFVGLAIYTQPAVYRERFGEAAEAAAGIVLLFPFFAGIQGMMTGSGLAETMAEGLLAVSTTGTFPVIAWLTAAVVNLFVPSGGGEWIVLGPSVLEAAQDLGIPIGHATMAYAVGDAHTNLLNPFWAIPLLAITNIRAREMFGYAITMLLALIPFLAVALYVVPY; via the coding sequence ATGTCGTCGACAGAACCGGCGGCGGCAGGTGGCAACGTCATCGAACGCGCGGGGGAACGGATCGCGGACGTGGTGGAGCGGTGGATGCCGAGCCCGTTCCTGTTCGCGATCATCCTGACGTACGCGGTGTTCGCGGTCGGGATGATCGTCGAGGGACAGGGACCGTCGGACATGGTACTCCACTGGTACGACGGCTTCTGGGCCTTCCTGACCTTCGCGATGCAGATGGTCCTGATCATCATGACGGGGTTCGTGATCGCGTACCATCCTCGCGTCAACGACGCCCTCCAGCGGCTGGCGGCGATCCCCAGCAGTCGCCACCAGGCGGTCGTGCTCGTCGGAGTCGTCTCGATGGTGCTGGCGTGGGTCCACTGGGGACTCAGCCTCGTCGTCGGGGCGATCTTCGCCCGAGAGATGGGCAAAGCGGCCTTCCGGAAAGGCGTCGACGTCCACTACCCGTTGCTCTGCGTGGCCGGCTACATGGGGCTGGGGTTGACCTGGCACTGGGGCCTGTCCGGGTCGGCGCCGCTGCTGCTCGCGACCCCCGAGAACGAGTTCGTCGAACTCGGCATCGTCGACGGGCCCGTCGGGACGTCCGCGACGATCTTCAGCACGTACGCGCTCACGCTCACCGCACTGTCGATCGCCTTCGCCGCGATCGTGCTGTACCTGCTGACGCCCTCGCCGGAGCGATCGGCGGAGATCACCGAGTACGTCGCCGAGGAGGAACTGTTCGAGGCGACGCCGGACGGCGGCACCGACGAGGGGGCCAGCGACGAGGAGGTGATCGACGAACCGACGCCCGAACCCGAGGCCGACCGCGACGAGGGGCCCGCTCCGGCCGATATGATCGACGACAGCCGAGTGCTCGGCGGGATCATCGCCCTGACGGGCGTCGCTGTGGTCGGCTGGCAGTTCTGGTCGCAGGGGCTCGACGCGCTGAACCTGAACGTGCTGAACTTCGCGTTCCTGTTCGTCGGCCTCGCGATCTACACCCAGCCGGCGGTCTACCGCGAGCGGTTCGGCGAAGCCGCGGAAGCCGCTGCGGGGATCGTTCTCCTCTTTCCCTTCTTCGCCGGGATCCAGGGGATGATGACCGGCTCCGGACTGGCGGAGACGATGGCCGAAGGGCTGCTCGCGGTCTCGACGACGGGGACGTTTCCCGTGATCGCCTGGCTCACCGCGGCGGTCGTCAACCTCTTCGTCCCCTCCGGCGGAGGTGAGTGGATCGTCCTCGGGCCGTCGGTCCTCGAGGCCGCCCAGGATCTCGGGATCCCGATCGGCCACGCCACGATGGCCTACGCCGTCGGCGACGCGCACACGAACCTGCTGAACCCGTTCTGGGCGATCCCGCTGCTCGCGATCACGAACATCCGTGCCCGGGAAATGTTCGGCTACGCGATCACGATGTTGCTCGCGCTGATCCCGTTCCTGGCGGTGGCGCTGTACGTCGTGCCGTACTGA
- a CDS encoding winged helix-turn-helix transcriptional regulator — protein MPPAQTDADTRERNAEACPVIESLEQIGSQWRLAVLHTLLEGEQRFNELKRSTGANARTLSRVLDDLGEMGFVERRIEEDSPIATYYSLTEKGESLEPVFGEIECWASEWLDETETAAPEK, from the coding sequence ATGCCTCCAGCCCAGACCGACGCCGACACTCGCGAGCGGAACGCCGAGGCCTGTCCGGTGATCGAGTCGCTCGAACAGATCGGCTCCCAGTGGCGACTCGCCGTCCTCCACACTCTGCTGGAGGGCGAACAGCGGTTCAACGAACTCAAACGATCGACCGGTGCGAACGCCCGCACGCTCTCACGCGTGCTGGACGATCTCGGCGAGATGGGGTTCGTCGAACGCCGCATCGAGGAGGACTCGCCGATCGCGACCTACTACAGTCTCACCGAGAAGGGCGAATCGCTCGAACCCGTCTTCGGCGAGATCGAGTGCTGGGCGTCCGAGTGGCTCGACGAAACGGAGACTGCAGCCCCCGAGAAGTAG
- a CDS encoding penicillin acylase family protein, which translates to MPSDTTRRGVLAGALAAGIGGLTLSSARELLAQFAPLSGRAWDAADRSLSETVESPYGEATVRVDEYGVPHVAADDESAAYFAVGYVQAFDRPFQLDLQRRVMRGQLSEIVGEATLSDDEFHVAMDFAGAAEATWGTVAETPAGPLVEAYADGVNAAMERERLSLEFELLDYEPREWTPVDSMLMAKQISWDLTGDFGELRRALVADRLGEDVADDLYPDRLDHETPILREAVDADRLENGGGSESATERVSGGTETGDDRRSVGAGLTGYLSGFESPIGVGSNSWVVSGEHTDGGTPIVAYDPHLTLMTPPLWYEQHVETPETSIRGATFPGVPFVITGANERGTWSFTNVGADVLDCYRYEIDDEGERYRYRGEWREFETEDREIAVADGENRTLTVRKTVHGPVLEREERTVGVAWTGHTATRTTEAIYEFGRSGGLEDLLESTRKFDLPTQNLVYADADGRTLYYATGKLPIRTIDGEAVSGNRIFDGSAGEGEWEGFTPFGESSWEGFVPFEEKPHAIDPDVLATANQRVVDDPEHYVGVAYASPYRGARIYDRLDERIENGEPTDLAFHRDVQSDTRDGRADQLVADLLAAIDAREEISDRIDDAAEALDDWDHRMDRDSEGALLFARWIDRFRDYVLEPVFEDAELDESYYPRDWVLATLSDDSAVFDDRSRADAMVAALEAAIDEIDDEGWETYGDWNTTGPVQHPFGGEAPFLNYEERPADGSSATVKNYRVDAAVGSSWRMVVEPGGDATAILPGGNSGDYFSTHYDDQFGRWLDNDQKPMDRSIDDDADVAVAFEEGSS; encoded by the coding sequence GTGCCATCCGATACCACACGTCGCGGCGTGCTCGCGGGCGCGCTCGCCGCCGGCATCGGCGGACTCACCCTCTCCTCGGCGCGAGAGCTCCTCGCCCAGTTCGCACCGCTGTCGGGTCGCGCCTGGGACGCGGCCGATCGGTCCCTCTCGGAGACCGTCGAGAGTCCGTACGGTGAGGCGACCGTCCGCGTCGACGAGTACGGGGTCCCGCACGTCGCGGCCGACGACGAATCGGCGGCGTACTTCGCGGTCGGGTACGTGCAGGCGTTCGATCGACCCTTCCAGCTGGATCTCCAGCGGCGGGTCATGCGCGGCCAGCTCTCCGAAATCGTGGGTGAGGCCACGCTGTCCGACGACGAGTTCCACGTCGCGATGGACTTCGCGGGCGCGGCCGAGGCGACCTGGGGGACCGTCGCCGAGACGCCGGCGGGCCCGCTCGTCGAGGCCTACGCCGACGGCGTGAACGCGGCGATGGAGCGCGAACGGCTGTCACTCGAGTTCGAACTCCTCGACTACGAACCGCGCGAGTGGACGCCGGTCGACTCGATGCTAATGGCGAAACAGATCTCGTGGGACCTGACCGGGGACTTCGGCGAACTCCGGCGGGCGCTGGTCGCCGATCGACTCGGCGAAGACGTCGCCGACGACCTCTATCCCGATCGGCTGGACCACGAGACGCCGATCCTGCGAGAGGCAGTCGACGCGGATCGCCTCGAAAACGGGGGAGGGAGCGAGTCCGCGACGGAACGGGTATCCGGCGGGACCGAGACCGGGGACGACCGTCGATCGGTCGGCGCCGGCTTGACGGGCTACCTCTCCGGGTTCGAGTCCCCGATCGGCGTCGGCTCGAACAGCTGGGTCGTCTCCGGCGAGCATACCGACGGCGGGACGCCGATCGTCGCGTACGACCCGCACCTGACGCTGATGACGCCGCCGCTGTGGTACGAACAGCACGTCGAGACGCCCGAGACGTCGATCCGCGGGGCGACGTTTCCGGGCGTTCCGTTCGTGATCACCGGGGCCAACGAGCGCGGAACGTGGTCGTTCACCAACGTCGGCGCGGACGTACTCGACTGCTACCGCTACGAGATCGACGACGAGGGCGAGCGCTACCGCTACCGGGGCGAGTGGCGCGAGTTCGAGACCGAAGACCGAGAGATCGCCGTCGCGGACGGCGAGAATCGGACGCTCACCGTCAGGAAGACGGTCCACGGCCCGGTGCTCGAACGCGAAGAGCGGACGGTCGGCGTCGCCTGGACCGGCCACACCGCTACCCGGACGACCGAGGCGATCTACGAGTTCGGGCGCAGCGGCGGCCTCGAGGACCTGCTCGAGTCGACGCGGAAGTTCGACCTGCCGACCCAGAACCTCGTCTACGCGGACGCCGACGGGCGGACGCTGTACTACGCGACGGGCAAGCTCCCGATCCGGACGATCGACGGCGAGGCCGTCTCCGGGAACCGCATCTTCGACGGCTCCGCGGGCGAAGGCGAGTGGGAGGGGTTCACGCCGTTCGGCGAGTCCTCGTGGGAGGGATTCGTCCCCTTCGAGGAGAAACCCCACGCGATCGACCCGGACGTCCTCGCGACGGCCAACCAGCGCGTCGTCGACGATCCGGAACACTACGTCGGCGTCGCCTACGCCTCGCCCTACCGCGGCGCGCGGATCTACGATCGGCTCGACGAGCGGATCGAGAACGGGGAGCCGACGGATCTCGCCTTCCACCGTGACGTCCAGTCCGACACCCGGGACGGCCGAGCGGACCAGCTCGTGGCGGACCTCCTGGCGGCGATCGACGCACGCGAGGAAATCTCTGATAGGATCGACGACGCCGCCGAGGCCCTCGACGACTGGGACCACCGGATGGACCGCGACTCCGAGGGGGCCCTCCTGTTCGCGCGATGGATCGACCGTTTTCGGGACTACGTTCTCGAACCCGTCTTCGAGGACGCCGAACTGGACGAGTCCTACTACCCGCGCGACTGGGTGCTCGCGACGCTCTCCGACGACAGCGCCGTCTTCGACGATCGGTCCCGGGCGGACGCGATGGTCGCGGCGCTCGAGGCGGCGATAGACGAGATCGACGACGAGGGCTGGGAGACCTACGGCGACTGGAACACGACGGGGCCCGTCCAGCACCCGTTCGGCGGCGAGGCACCCTTCCTCAACTACGAGGAGCGCCCGGCGGACGGCTCGTCGGCTACCGTCAAGAACTACCGCGTCGACGCCGCGGTCGGGTCGAGTTGGCGAATGGTCGTCGAACCCGGCGGCGACGCCACGGCTATCCTCCCCGGCGGCAACTCCGGGGACTACTTCTCGACCCACTACGACGACCAGTTCGGACGGTGGCTCGACAACGACCAGAAACCGATGGACCGATCGATCGACGACGACGCGGACGTGGCGGTCGCCTTCGAGGAGGGATCGTCGTGA
- a CDS encoding aldo/keto reductase, which yields MEYTTLGETGMEVSRLCLGCMSFGSSDWREWVLDEEESAEIIDRAIDLGINFFDTANMYSKGESERILGEALEGHREESVVATKGYFQMREDDPNSGGLSRKAIEQELAASRERLGMDTIDLYQIHRWDDDTPIETTLRALDDAVRRGHVRYLGASSMWAHQFADALHASDRLGLDRFQTMQNHYNLVYREEEREMLPLCQKEGVGVLPWSPLARGYLTRPHEEIDATTRGETEERMYEHPYREGGGREINERVAAIAADKGVTMAQIALAWLLHKDWVDAPIVGTTSVEHLEQAVEALDISLSASDVAYLEEPYEPVPVSGHD from the coding sequence ATGGAGTACACGACACTCGGAGAGACCGGCATGGAAGTCAGCCGACTCTGTCTCGGCTGTATGAGTTTCGGCTCGAGCGACTGGCGGGAATGGGTCCTGGACGAGGAGGAGAGCGCAGAAATTATCGATCGGGCGATCGACCTCGGGATCAATTTCTTCGACACCGCCAACATGTACTCGAAGGGGGAATCGGAGCGCATCCTGGGCGAGGCGCTGGAGGGCCACCGCGAGGAGTCGGTCGTCGCCACGAAGGGCTACTTCCAGATGCGAGAGGACGACCCGAACTCGGGCGGACTCTCCCGGAAGGCGATCGAGCAGGAACTGGCGGCCAGCCGCGAACGGCTGGGAATGGACACGATCGACCTCTACCAGATCCACCGCTGGGACGACGACACGCCGATCGAGACGACCCTGCGAGCGCTCGACGACGCCGTTCGGCGGGGACACGTCCGCTATCTCGGCGCGTCGTCGATGTGGGCCCACCAGTTCGCCGACGCCTTGCACGCAAGCGATCGGCTGGGACTCGATCGCTTCCAGACGATGCAGAACCACTACAACCTCGTCTATCGCGAAGAAGAGCGGGAGATGCTGCCGCTCTGTCAGAAGGAAGGCGTCGGGGTCCTCCCGTGGTCGCCGCTGGCGCGGGGGTATCTCACGCGCCCGCACGAGGAGATCGACGCGACGACCCGCGGCGAGACGGAGGAACGCATGTACGAGCACCCCTACCGGGAGGGCGGCGGTCGAGAGATCAACGAGCGCGTCGCGGCGATCGCCGCCGACAAGGGCGTCACGATGGCACAGATCGCGCTCGCCTGGCTGTTGCACAAGGACTGGGTCGACGCGCCGATCGTCGGTACCACGAGCGTCGAACACCTAGAGCAGGCCGTCGAGGCGCTCGACATCTCGCTGTCGGCGTCGGACGTGGCCTACCTGGAAGAGCCGTACGAACCGGTGCCGGTGTCGGGCCACGACTGA
- a CDS encoding class I SAM-dependent methyltransferase — MPKAAPFEEHTDRYEGWFEDHEDAYRSELEALRRLLPTAGRGIEIGVGSARFAAPLGMDVGIDPAGAMLGYARERGVDVVRGVAEHLPFEDDAFDTALIVTTICFVDDIPRTLSEADRILDPSGRLVIGYIDKNSPVGRIYQENKEQNPFYRDAVFVSTEEIVDALEKAGFTDFEFVQTIFHWLDEIDGPEPIEDGYGDGSFVGIKATR; from the coding sequence ATGCCGAAGGCAGCACCGTTCGAGGAACACACCGATCGATACGAAGGCTGGTTCGAGGACCACGAAGACGCGTACCGGTCCGAACTGGAGGCGCTGCGTCGCCTGCTGCCGACGGCCGGGCGGGGGATCGAGATCGGCGTCGGAAGTGCACGGTTTGCCGCTCCTCTCGGAATGGACGTCGGGATCGATCCGGCCGGGGCGATGCTCGGGTACGCCCGCGAGCGGGGCGTCGACGTCGTCAGGGGCGTCGCCGAACACCTGCCGTTCGAGGACGACGCGTTCGACACCGCGCTGATCGTGACGACGATCTGCTTCGTCGACGACATTCCTCGAACGTTGTCCGAGGCCGATCGGATCCTCGACCCCTCCGGACGCCTCGTGATCGGCTACATCGACAAGAATAGCCCCGTCGGCCGAATCTACCAGGAGAACAAAGAACAGAACCCGTTCTACAGGGACGCGGTGTTCGTCTCGACGGAAGAGATCGTCGACGCCCTGGAGAAGGCGGGATTCACCGACTTCGAGTTCGTCCAGACGATCTTCCACTGGCTCGACGAGATCGACGGCCCCGAACCGATCGAAGACGGGTACGGCGACGGCTCGTTCGTCGGGATCAAGGCGACCCGATAG
- a CDS encoding helix-turn-helix transcriptional regulator produces the protein MSTDVGSAQGAANRELLHFVTQETRFALVNNILQHPEQLPSMYELEQLNPSVSDATVYKHVQKLVDAGIVEEVSLPDDQRQQGYPWKFYGLTDEGRQFLEKHNLLATEETLQRIYETISDKPEKMIKYENAPRPDHDP, from the coding sequence ATGAGTACCGACGTGGGGTCTGCCCAGGGGGCGGCCAACCGCGAACTGCTGCACTTCGTGACCCAGGAGACGCGGTTCGCGCTGGTGAACAACATTCTCCAGCATCCCGAGCAACTGCCGTCGATGTACGAACTCGAACAACTGAATCCGAGCGTGAGCGACGCGACAGTCTACAAGCACGTCCAGAAACTCGTCGACGCCGGCATCGTCGAGGAGGTTTCGCTCCCGGACGACCAACGCCAGCAGGGCTACCCGTGGAAGTTCTACGGGTTGACCGACGAGGGACGGCAGTTCCTCGAAAAGCACAACCTGCTCGCAACGGAGGAGACGCTCCAACGCATCTACGAGACGATTTCCGATAAACCCGAGAAGATGATCAAGTACGAGAACGCACCCCGCCCCGATCACGACCCCTGA